Sequence from the Paenibacillus riograndensis SBR5 genome:
GAAACATTGTCATCACAAAGGGGAGAGCATAAGTTTATGAAAAAGATATTTATTCCGTTTGTACTTATCCTGGGGATTGTACTCAGTGCCTGTGGAGGAAATCAGGCGAAGGTGCCCGGCCCCTCCAGCAGTCCTGCCGGCAATTCAGCCAACAACTCATCTACTGCCTCTTCTTCGGAGCCGGAGGGGTCTACCTTTACTTACGAATCTGAAAATGGGCCGGTTGAGGTTCCCAAGAACCCTCAGCGCGTTGTTGTACTCACCCGTTTTTTAACCGGTAACGTTATGGCACTGGGCGTGCCTGTAGTCGGCGTTGACGAAATGTCCAAAACCAATCCGCGATTTGAAGAGAAGCTGAAGGATGTAGAGGCAGTCAGCGATGAGAGTCTGGAGAAAATCATTGAGCTGCAGCCGGATCTCATTATCGGGCTCTCCGATATTAAAAACATCGATAAATTCAAGCAAATCGCGCCAACAGTCACCTATACTTATAATAAAGTTGATTACTTAACCCTGCAGCTGCAAGTCGGCAAATTGCTGAATAAAGAAAAAGAAGCCCAGGCTTGGGTTGATGACTTTAAAGCCCGCACCGAAAAAGCCGGAGAGGAAATTAGAGCAAAAATCGGCAAAGAGGCAACCGTCTCGGTCATTGAGACATTCAACAAGCAATTATATGTGTACGGATATAACTTTGGCCGCGGCACCGAACTTCTCTATGGGGCCTTCAAACTAGGCATGCCGGAAAAAGTGAAGGAAGGAACAAAGACAGACGGTTACTTAGCCGTATCGACGGAAGTCTTGAAGGACTATCTTGGAGATTACGTCATTTTCAGTAAAAATGCTGAGGAAGACAACTCCTTCCAAAATACAGATATCTATAAAAGTATTCCTGCCGTCCAGAATAATCATGTCTTCGAGGCCGATGCAAAAGCCTTCTACTTCAACGATCCTCTGAGCCTGGAGTACCAGCTCGAATTCTTCGAGCATAGTTTTCTCGGCAAATAATGCGAATGATGAAGACGAAGCAAGCATCCATTCCTTTCTTGTATAAGTTGCTTGGCAGCATGCTGGCCATGGTCCTCAGCTTCCTAATCGCAATGATATTCGGAGCCAAAGAAACCACGCTGCATGACCTGTGGCTTGCCGTTGCTTCAGGTTCTCTTGCAGACAACGTTCTCATTCTGCGTGAGCTCCGGCTGCCGCGGGAGCTGGCCGCTGTGCTGATCGGTGCCGCTTTTGCGGTATCCGGCGCTATCATGCAGGGGGTTACGCGCAATCCGCTGGCTGATCCGGGCCTGCTGGGCTTGACCTCCGGCGCCAATATGGCACTGGCGCTCACGTTCGTATTCCTCCCGGGGCTGAACTATTTTGCAACCATGATCGCATGCTTCTTGGGCGCTGCGCTCGGAGCAGCTCTGGTTCTTATTCTTGGCTCCGCACGCCAAGGCGGACTGTCCCCGATCCGGATCGTGCTTGCCGGTGCAGCCGTGTCTGCATTTTTGTATGCCATCGCAAGCGGCGTCAGCATTGCCTTCAAAATATCCAAGGATGTATCCATGTGGACCGCAGGCGGATTGATCGGCACAACCTGGGGACAGCTCCAGACCATAGCCCCGGTAATTCTCATTGGAATTCTGGCGGCACTGCTTCTTTCGGGCCAGTTAACCATTCTCAGCCTGAGTGACGAGGTAGCTATCGGTTTAGGACAAAGACTCGTTTTGATCAAAGTAATTTTGTTCCTTCTCATCATCCTGCTGACAGGGGCATCGGTTGCCCTGATCGGGGACATGGCTTTCGTGGGGCTGATGATCCCGCATATTGTCCGCAAAATCGTCGGCACCGATTACCGCTATATCCTGCCGGTTTCGGTCTTCATTGGTGCGACGTTCATGCTTCTTGCGGATACGCTCGGACGTACAATCAACGCACCTTATGAGACGCCGGTAGTCGCCGTAGTGGCTATGCTGGGATTGCCCTTCTTCTTGTTCGTTGTGCGCAAAGGAGGCAAAGCACTCTCATGACTTCATCCGCTCCTGTTCGTAAACAACGTCTGATCCTGCTGCTCTGTTCCGTGCTGATTGTACTGACAGCTATTGCCGGTATGGGGCTGGGATACTCTTCTTTGTCTTTCGACCGGCTGCTTCCCGTGCTGTTCGGCCATGGAACCTTTAAAGAAGATTTTGTTCTCTTCTCCGTAAGATTGCCGCGGATTCTGATTACGCTGCTGTCAGGAATGTCCCTTGCGTTATCCGGATCGATTCTGCAAAGCGTTACCCGCAACGATTTGGCGGACCCTGGCATTATTGGCATCAATTCCGGCGCAGGTGTGGCTGTGGCTGTTTTTTTCCTGTACTTCCCGGTTAGCACCGGATCATTCATTTATGCGCTGCCGCTGGCCGCTTTTATAGGGGCAATAATGACGGCAACGCTCATCTATCTATTTTCTTACAGCCGGACCCGGGGGCTTGATCCCATTCGGATGGTGCTGGTCGGGGTTGGATTTTCCCTGGCGCTGTCGGGAGTAATGATCGTGATTATTTCTTCGGCGGAACGCGCTAAGGTGGACTTTATCGCAAAATGGATTGCGGGTAATATCTGGGGGACGGATTATCCCTTTATTTGGGCGCTGCTGCCCTGGCTGGTCCTGCTGATTCCCTTTACCCTGTTCAAGTCCTCGCAGCTCAACCTGCTCAGCCTGAATGAGGTGTCGGCCGTTGGCGTAGGTCTCAATCTGGAGCGTGAGCGCATCGTCCTGATTCTGGCCGCAGTTGCCTCCGCTGCAGCCGCGGTATCCGTCACAGGCGGAATTGCCTTTATCGGGCTGATGGCTCCGCATATTGCCAAATCACTGGTTGGCCCCCGCAATCAAATGTTTATCCCCGTTGCCATATTGCTCGGCGGCTGGCTGCTTCTGATCGCGGACACTGTCGGCCGCAATATCGCAGACCCTGACGGCATCCCTGCAGGCATCATGGTATCTTTGATCGGCGTGCCTTATTTCGCCTATTTATTGCTTAGGAAGTAGCTTGTGCAGGGGGAATTGACACAACAAAGGGATGATCCGTTGGCCGCGGTTAGCTGCCGAGTCATCCCTTTGGTTCTTGAGCAAACATTCCGGCAAAACCAGCTGCGTTTAGAACTTAAAGCGAAAAAAACTTCAACGGCAGCCAATAAACGGGTGGATTCTACTGTATCCAGCCCTGCTATTCCAAGAGTTGGAGTCACCTTAACTGTTACCGGCTCCACAGCAACCGGCCCAGCCAGTTCTTCCGGCTTGGAAGAACTCCACCTTTCCGCCATTCTCCGTGCCCAAACAACAGCACTTCTACCGTTGTTTCGCCCACTTCCCGCCGGCTAACAGCGACGCCCAGCGGACTGATCCCCTAACGCCTCCCACTCAGCCCGCAGCCTCGTCATACAAAGACTGCATCTCCACGCAGGCCATGACTAATGCGCCAACGCCGTGCAGGTCGTTGCTGACCTTCGGGCGGGTGACGTAGTTCTCATAGTCGCCTGCCGAGGTGCCGATGCAGATGTCAGGCAGAATCAGCCTGCCCTGTTCATCCTGCTGCAGCACCCGGATCAAGCCTTCATATCCCTTGCGGGCGGCAGCCAGTGCTCCCGGTGGGGCGATGCCATGCTTCACAGCCTTGGCAATCGTATAGACGAACAGGCAAGAGCCTGAAGTCTCCAGCCAGTTATCCGGCTGGTCGCCTTTGTCGACCACCTGGTACCACAGCCCGCTCTCCCTGTCCTGATACCGGATCAGCGCTTCAACGAAGCCGCTCAGCTCGGCGGCAAGCTCTGCCCTGCCCGGGTCCCCGGCCGGGAGCAGGTCGAGAAACTGCGAGACGGCCAGCCCGTACCAGCCCAGCGACCGGCTCCAGAACTCCGGCGAGCAGCCGGTCCGGGGATTGGCCCAGGGCATCCGCTTGCTCTCATCCCAAGCGTGGTACAGGAGACCGGTAGCCTCATCCTTCATATGCCTCCGCATCAGCCGCTCCTGATGCAGCACCGTTTCACGCAGGCTGGTTTCACCGTAGGTATTGGCATATTTTAAGGAGAACACCCCGGCCATATAGAGCCCATCCAGCCACATTTGGTTCGGGTATTTATCCTTGTGCCAGTATCCGCCTTCCGAAGTCCGGTTCAGCGTTAGCAGTAGACTGCGCAGCTTATCGGCAGCAATCCGGTACTTCTCCTTACCCGTCCGCTTATGCAGCGTGAACAGCAGCAGTCCGGCCTGAATCGCATCCAGCTCGTCGCGGGCAAAATATAAATTGCCGTTCTCATCCACCAGATCATCGACATACTGCTGAATATATTCGATATAACGTTCCTCCCGGACGGCTTCCCATAATATTTCCATACCGCACAAAAACACACCCTGATGATAATGCCAGCGGTGGGCTGGAGGCAGCTCTCCCGCTGTGTAAGTATCCATTAAAGAATCACAGGCCTGTTTCGCCCATTCTATCGGTGTAGCCGGCAGACTGCCTATCATCTCCATACCCCTCCTACTGTATAAGTAACGTTCCTGCAGTCCCAAACCTCCCCTCTGCACTTCTGCTTTTTTATTCTCCAACTCACTCTTACCCCTTCATCGATCCCAGCATGGCCCCCTTGGCAAAATGCTTCTGCAGGAACGGATAGATCATCAGAATCGGCAGCGTCGCTACCACGATAACGGCCATCTTGATCGTCTGATCCGGCGGCGGATTGGTCGCATCCAGTGAGGCGCTGTAATCCATGCCGCTCGCGAGCACGACAATTTGTCTCAGCAGAACTTGAATCGGCCATTTCGCGCTGTCATCCAGATACAGAATCGCACTCATGTAAGTGTTCCAGTAAGTCACCGCATAGAACAGGGAAATGGTCGCAATCGCCGGCAAAGAGAGCGGCAGCACAATCCGGAACAGGATGCCGA
This genomic interval carries:
- a CDS encoding glycoside hydrolase family 88/105 protein; this encodes MIGSLPATPIEWAKQACDSLMDTYTAGELPPAHRWHYHQGVFLCGMEILWEAVREERYIEYIQQYVDDLVDENGNLYFARDELDAIQAGLLLFTLHKRTGKEKYRIAADKLRSLLLTLNRTSEGGYWHKDKYPNQMWLDGLYMAGVFSLKYANTYGETSLRETVLHQERLMRRHMKDEATGLLYHAWDESKRMPWANPRTGCSPEFWSRSLGWYGLAVSQFLDLLPAGDPGRAELAAELSGFVEALIRYQDRESGLWYQVVDKGDQPDNWLETSGSCLFVYTIAKAVKHGIAPPGALAAARKGYEGLIRVLQQDEQGRLILPDICIGTSAGDYENYVTRPKVSNDLHGVGALVMACVEMQSLYDEAAG
- a CDS encoding FecCD family ABC transporter permease — encoded protein: MRMMKTKQASIPFLYKLLGSMLAMVLSFLIAMIFGAKETTLHDLWLAVASGSLADNVLILRELRLPRELAAVLIGAAFAVSGAIMQGVTRNPLADPGLLGLTSGANMALALTFVFLPGLNYFATMIACFLGAALGAALVLILGSARQGGLSPIRIVLAGAAVSAFLYAIASGVSIAFKISKDVSMWTAGGLIGTTWGQLQTIAPVILIGILAALLLSGQLTILSLSDEVAIGLGQRLVLIKVILFLLIILLTGASVALIGDMAFVGLMIPHIVRKIVGTDYRYILPVSVFIGATFMLLADTLGRTINAPYETPVVAVVAMLGLPFFLFVVRKGGKALS
- a CDS encoding iron-hydroxamate ABC transporter substrate-binding protein gives rise to the protein MKKIFIPFVLILGIVLSACGGNQAKVPGPSSSPAGNSANNSSTASSSEPEGSTFTYESENGPVEVPKNPQRVVVLTRFLTGNVMALGVPVVGVDEMSKTNPRFEEKLKDVEAVSDESLEKIIELQPDLIIGLSDIKNIDKFKQIAPTVTYTYNKVDYLTLQLQVGKLLNKEKEAQAWVDDFKARTEKAGEEIRAKIGKEATVSVIETFNKQLYVYGYNFGRGTELLYGAFKLGMPEKVKEGTKTDGYLAVSTEVLKDYLGDYVIFSKNAEEDNSFQNTDIYKSIPAVQNNHVFEADAKAFYFNDPLSLEYQLEFFEHSFLGK
- a CDS encoding FecCD family ABC transporter permease; this translates as MTSSAPVRKQRLILLLCSVLIVLTAIAGMGLGYSSLSFDRLLPVLFGHGTFKEDFVLFSVRLPRILITLLSGMSLALSGSILQSVTRNDLADPGIIGINSGAGVAVAVFFLYFPVSTGSFIYALPLAAFIGAIMTATLIYLFSYSRTRGLDPIRMVLVGVGFSLALSGVMIVIISSAERAKVDFIAKWIAGNIWGTDYPFIWALLPWLVLLIPFTLFKSSQLNLLSLNEVSAVGVGLNLERERIVLILAAVASAAAAVSVTGGIAFIGLMAPHIAKSLVGPRNQMFIPVAILLGGWLLLIADTVGRNIADPDGIPAGIMVSLIGVPYFAYLLLRK